A genomic region of bacterium contains the following coding sequences:
- the polA gene encoding DNA polymerase I, with amino-acid sequence MKTFWLVDGHSIAYRSYFAFMHNPLRNSKGENTSAVFGFINSLVKLLTEKKPEYMFVAFDAPHPTFRHEQFKDYKIQRPPTPSDLSSQFPIIKNVVEIMGVTLIEKPGVEADDIIGTIAIAARDKGFEVTIFADDKDFLQLESQGIKILSARTFEFVHCEEKLGIPPALVPDYLALTGDSIDNIPGVYGIGPKNAQKLITEIGGLDKIYENIPSVKGEKIKESLVKNKDNAYMSKMLATIKTDVDVGIDISEMTVKETNKENLFNILRELEFYSLVKKLIPDSFEVANKDNTVKGKTKVATSKEEQSTLSIFSQIPQKQENPESVLETDWDSFLEGIGGKVSVAFKDNGFALGTDKEKIVFSDGSDKKENLEKLNSIINNEDIEKITADSKYLFHNFRVKGKVFDIGLAGYLLEPGVKEPSLEAMSIKWLGKTLVSSDEIDYLGKSVDVCTKAYPVLKAKLEEEGLNTIYNDMELPLARILAGMEEKGVLIDKKYFADESEKLGKRINKIEESIYEDVGERFNLRSPSQLSKILFEKLNLPKSKHKKTHYSTEQDVLDELAKIHPLPKKILEYRELFKLKSTYIDTLPVLADENSRVHTIWQQTGTITGRLSSKDPNLQNIPDMEIKQGFIAPEGYVIMDADYSQIELRILAGVSKDDILLEAFKNNEDIHRKTAGLIFNVPEEQINQTQRDIAKVVNFGIVYGMGPFGLAQRLNILPEEALTFITSYFLTYPGVKNWIDKQIENAKKNGYVETILGRKRWLPNIGSEKGRSKEFEERVAINAPLQGTAADMIKIAMIKIQPQLKDFNANIIMQVHDELVLEVPEDKVKEVQSLVKYEMENALDIGVPVVVGIGVGKDWHSAHP; translated from the coding sequence ATGAAAACGTTCTGGCTTGTAGACGGGCATTCTATTGCTTACCGTTCTTATTTCGCTTTTATGCACAATCCCCTCAGAAATTCTAAAGGAGAAAATACTTCTGCCGTATTTGGGTTTATTAATTCGTTGGTTAAATTGTTAACCGAGAAAAAACCGGAATATATGTTTGTTGCGTTTGATGCTCCGCATCCTACTTTTCGTCACGAGCAGTTTAAGGATTATAAAATTCAGAGACCTCCGACGCCGTCGGATTTATCTTCCCAGTTTCCGATAATAAAAAACGTCGTAGAAATAATGGGCGTTACGCTTATTGAAAAACCCGGCGTAGAAGCAGATGATATTATCGGTACTATTGCAATAGCGGCAAGAGATAAAGGATTTGAGGTTACGATATTTGCGGACGACAAGGATTTCCTGCAATTGGAGTCGCAGGGGATAAAAATTTTGAGCGCAAGGACTTTTGAGTTTGTACACTGCGAAGAAAAATTAGGTATCCCGCCTGCTTTGGTTCCGGATTACCTTGCGCTTACAGGAGACTCGATAGATAATATTCCGGGCGTGTATGGGATAGGTCCGAAAAATGCGCAAAAACTTATAACGGAAATAGGCGGGCTGGATAAAATATACGAGAATATACCTTCTGTAAAGGGTGAAAAAATAAAAGAATCACTGGTGAAAAATAAAGATAATGCATATATGTCAAAGATGCTTGCTACTATCAAGACTGATGTTGATGTCGGGATTGATATTTCCGAAATGACGGTAAAGGAAACAAATAAAGAAAATTTGTTCAATATTTTGAGAGAGTTGGAGTTTTATTCGCTTGTTAAAAAATTGATTCCTGATAGTTTTGAAGTTGCAAACAAAGATAATACCGTCAAAGGTAAAACAAAAGTTGCAACAAGTAAGGAAGAACAGTCAACTTTGTCTATCTTTTCACAGATTCCGCAGAAACAAGAAAATCCGGAATCTGTTTTGGAAACGGACTGGGATAGTTTCTTGGAAGGTATCGGGGGAAAAGTTAGTGTAGCTTTTAAGGACAATGGTTTTGCATTGGGAACGGATAAAGAGAAAATTGTTTTTTCTGATGGTTCCGACAAGAAAGAGAATCTCGAAAAGCTTAATTCTATTATCAATAATGAGGATATTGAAAAAATTACGGCAGACAGCAAGTATTTGTTTCATAATTTCCGTGTAAAGGGAAAAGTTTTTGACATAGGATTAGCCGGGTATTTGCTGGAACCCGGTGTGAAAGAACCTTCGCTTGAAGCTATGAGTATTAAATGGCTTGGGAAAACGCTGGTAAGTTCGGATGAAATAGATTATCTTGGTAAAAGCGTAGACGTATGCACTAAAGCGTATCCGGTTTTGAAAGCTAAACTTGAAGAAGAGGGGTTGAATACTATATACAATGATATGGAACTCCCATTAGCAAGAATTCTTGCCGGGATGGAGGAAAAGGGAGTTCTTATAGATAAAAAATATTTTGCCGATGAATCCGAAAAGTTGGGTAAAAGAATCAATAAAATAGAAGAATCAATATATGAGGATGTGGGGGAGAGGTTTAACTTGAGGTCTCCTTCACAGTTAAGTAAAATTCTTTTTGAGAAATTGAATTTACCTAAATCAAAACATAAAAAGACGCATTATTCTACTGAACAGGATGTTTTGGATGAACTGGCAAAGATACATCCTTTGCCGAAAAAAATATTAGAATATCGTGAATTGTTCAAATTAAAATCTACATATATTGATACTCTGCCTGTATTGGCAGATGAAAACAGTAGAGTGCATACGATATGGCAGCAAACGGGTACTATAACGGGAAGGTTGTCATCAAAAGACCCGAATCTACAAAATATACCGGATATGGAGATAAAACAGGGATTTATTGCTCCTGAAGGATATGTTATAATGGATGCGGATTATTCTCAAATAGAATTGAGGATACTTGCAGGTGTTTCAAAAGATGATATTCTTTTAGAAGCATTTAAAAATAATGAAGACATTCACAGGAAAACGGCAGGATTGATATTTAATGTTCCGGAAGAGCAGATTAACCAAACACAGAGGGATATAGCGAAAGTGGTTAATTTTGGAATTGTATATGGAATGGGACCTTTTGGATTGGCGCAGAGGCTGAACATTCTTCCTGAAGAAGCTTTAACTTTTATAACGTCTTATTTTCTTACCTATCCGGGTGTAAAAAACTGGATAGATAAACAAATAGAAAATGCAAAGAAAAACGGTTATGTTGAGACTATTCTTGGGCGAAAAAGGTGGTTGCCGAATATAGGTTCGGAAAAAGGCAGGAGCAAAGAGTTTGAGGAACGGGTGGCAATAAATGCTCCATTACAGGGAACGGCGGCAGATATGATAAAAATAGCAATGATAAAAATTCAACCGCAATTAAAAGATTTCAATGCGAATATAATAATGCAGGTTCACGACGAATTAGTATTGGAAGTGCCTGAAGATAAGGTAAAGGAAGTACAATCATTGGTAAAATATGAAATGGAAAACGCGTTAGATATAGGTGTGCCGGTAGTAGTAGGAATTGGTGTAGGTAAAGACTGGCATTCTGCACACCCTTAG
- the tdh gene encoding L-threonine 3-dehydrogenase encodes MNCINFLFMKMKSIRKISPQLGATLVDIEAPKPSSYEVLVKVKATSICGTDVHIYSWNEWAQNRIKNLPQTMGHEFAGEVVEVGSCVKNIKVGDYVSAETHIPCGGCIQCMTGQMHICHNVKILGVDCDGCFAEYITVPESVIWKNDKSIPPEFASVQEPIGNAVYCTLVEPVTAKTVVILGAGPTGLFSTGVAKVAGAAQVIVVEVEQFRLDIAKKMGADICINPKNEDPLKRILDETKGIGADVVLDMAGSPKTIELAIKAVRRGGRFSAFGITPGTITIDYNSIIFKGVTIYGISGRLMFDTWFKVRNLLAYKKLDISPVITHKLKLEEFDKGFSEMLNKTAAKVILFP; translated from the coding sequence ATGAATTGTATTAATTTCCTCTTTATGAAAATGAAATCAATCCGTAAAATAAGTCCCCAACTAGGGGCAACACTTGTAGATATTGAAGCACCTAAACCCTCTTCGTATGAGGTGTTAGTTAAAGTAAAAGCTACTTCCATATGCGGGACAGACGTTCATATTTACAGTTGGAATGAATGGGCACAGAACAGAATAAAAAACTTACCGCAAACGATGGGGCATGAATTTGCAGGTGAAGTAGTAGAAGTTGGGTCTTGCGTAAAAAATATAAAAGTAGGGGATTACGTATCCGCAGAAACTCATATCCCATGCGGAGGATGTATCCAATGTATGACAGGACAGATGCATATATGTCATAACGTCAAAATACTTGGAGTAGATTGTGACGGTTGTTTTGCGGAGTATATTACGGTCCCGGAAAGTGTAATATGGAAAAACGATAAATCCATACCACCTGAATTTGCCTCAGTACAGGAACCGATTGGAAATGCAGTGTACTGCACGTTAGTTGAACCTGTCACCGCCAAAACCGTCGTTATTCTTGGTGCAGGACCAACAGGTTTATTTTCAACGGGAGTGGCAAAAGTAGCAGGCGCAGCGCAAGTGATAGTCGTAGAAGTCGAGCAATTCAGGCTTGACATTGCAAAAAAAATGGGAGCGGACATTTGTATTAATCCAAAGAATGAAGACCCTTTAAAAAGAATATTAGACGAAACAAAAGGTATAGGGGCAGACGTCGTCCTTGATATGGCAGGTTCGCCCAAAACAATTGAACTCGCGATAAAAGCAGTCCGCAGAGGGGGAAGATTCTCTGCTTTCGGAATTACACCGGGGACAATCACTATAGATTACAACAGTATAATATTTAAAGGGGTTACCATTTACGGAATAAGCGGAAGACTGATGTTTGATACGTGGTTCAAAGTAAGAAACCTCCTTGCATACAAAAAACTTGATATCTCGCCTGTAATTACGCATAAGCTCAAGCTTGAAGAATTTGACAAGGGATTTTCTGAAATGCTAAACAAAACTGCCGCTAAAGTAATTCTATTCCCGTAA